A single region of the Labrus bergylta chromosome 10, fLabBer1.1, whole genome shotgun sequence genome encodes:
- the nolc1 gene encoding nucleolar and coiled-body phosphoprotein 1 has translation MAAQSSTPSDLYKCVYSFLLQNKFTKAAQQFLKQTKVTPQDENEESLVGIYNFWVKSPEAKKRKAPSSTAEATNGPSAKKAKKSQETSSSEESSSEDEEAKPTKAAPAAAKVVPAKAAAAAASSSEDSSDSEEEEAPAKTPAKTPVKPAAAPAAAASTRKKDSSSSSEESDSEDEQPAKAPAAKPKAAAVTTPKPAAKAAAPKKQESSSDDSSDSEDEEPAKTPVKAAPVKAAPVKPAAAAAESSSEDSSSEDEAPPSKKPKAGAYSAVPPPASVQKAPAAPVASKAKDGSSSDSSDDSSDEEAEKKVAVKPAAVKTPAAKPETPKPAAKKAESSSDSSDSSSDEEEAKKPAAKAAPAKPAPAKAAPAKKEDSDSDSSSSEEEEEVKKPAVKVTPAKAAPAKAAPAKAAAAKEDSSDDDSSSDEEETAKKTPAKPAPAKTTAAKPAPAKTTPAKKDDSSSSESSSEDEAPAKPATKAAAPPKAAAAKPAAKKAESSSDSDDSSEDEPEKAKPVAKPATPASKPATPVTKAPAAAESSSDSSSEDEEEAPKAKPAAAKPATPASKPATPAAKAAAAAESSSDSDSSEDEEAPVKTKPAAAKPATPASKPATPAAKPAAAESSSDSDSSEDEEPVKAKPAAAKPATPASKPATPAAKPAAAAESSSDSSSEDEEEAPKAKPTAAKPATPASKPATPTAKPAAAAESSSDSDSSEDEEPVKAKPAAAKPASKPATPAAKPAAAESSSDSSSEDEEEAPKAKPAAAKPATPASKPATPAAKPAAAAAESSSDSDSSEDEEAPVKAKPAAAKPATPASKPATPAAKPAAAESSSDSSDSENEAAKKKTPAAVAKKAAPAVAKAPADSSDDSSSEEEEPKKAAPPPPKPAATKPAAVPKKKAKEESSSDSSDSSDSETETKSTPAKPAVANGKAATPKAATPAAKTPAAKPAESSSSDSSSEEEEEAGAAKPAKPAAAATPKTTPAAKAKESSSSSDSSEEEEAPPKAATAPCTPIQNGTNGKRKRDEESSEGDEDEEEEEVNTPNNKITSTTPQTFPKANKKSNIPFRRIREEDVEVDPRLADNSFDAKYGATGDWGQKANDVLKFTKGKSFRHEKTKKKRGSYRGGAISTTVNSIKFDSD, from the exons ATGGCGGCGCAGAGCTCGACGCCGAGTGatctttataaatgtgtttattccttcctgctgcagaaCAAGTTCACCAAAGCGGCGCAGCAGTTCCTCAAGCAGACCAAAGTG ACTCCACAGGATGAGAATGAAGAGAGTCTTGTCGGGATCTACAACTTCTGGGTGAA GTCTCCTGAAGCTAAGAAAAGGAAAGCTCCTTCCAGCACGGCTGAAGCTACAAACGGTCCTTCAgccaaaaaggcaaaaaagagCCAAGAGACTTCCAGCAGCGAGGAATCGAGCAGCGAGGATGAAGAAGCAAAACCAACCAAGGCAGCCCCTGCAg CTGCCAAGGTTGTGCCTGCtaaagctgcagcagctgcagcgaGCAGCAGTGAAGACTCCAGtgactctgaggaggaggaggcaccTGCAAAGACTCCTGCAAAG ACTCCTGTGAAGccagctgctgctcctgctgctgcagcgaGCACAAGGAAGAAAGACAGCAGCTCCAGTAGTGAAGAATCTGACTCTGAGGATGAGCAGCCCGCCAAAGCTCCTGCAGCAA AACCTAAGGCAGCTGCTGTCACTACACCAAAACCAGCCGCTAAAGCTGCAGCTCCAAAAAagcaggagagcagcagtgATGACTCGTCAGACTCTGAAGACGAAGAGCCGGCTAAG ACTCCAGTCAAAGCTGCTCCAGTCAAAGCAGCTCCTGTGAAGCCTGCAGCGGCTGCAGCTGAGTCGAGCAGTGAGGACTCTTCGTCTGAAGATGAGGCTCCACCAAGCAAGAAACCCaaagcag gAGCGTACAGTGCCGTCCCTCCTCCGGCCTCCGTGCAGAAAGCTCCAGCTGCTCCGGTGGCCAGTAAGGCCAAAGACGGCAGCTCCTCGGACAGCAGTGATGACAGCAGTGACgaggaagcagagaagaaagTAGCTG TGAAACCTGCAGCCGTAAAGACCCCCGCTGCCAAACCTGAAACACCCAAACCTGCTGCAAAGAAGGCTGAGTCCAGCTCTGACAGCTCAG ATTCAAGCTCGGATGAAGAGGAGGCAAAGAAGCCTGCAGCCAAAGCAGCCCCCGCTAAACCTGCACCAGCCAAGGCTGCACCCGCTAAAAAGGAGGACTCGGACTCAGACTCATCgagctcagaggaggaagaggaggtgaagaaacCTGCAGTAAAGGTGACTCCTGCTAAGGCTGCTCCTGCTAAGGCTGCTCCTGCTAAAGCTGCGGCGGCTAAAGAAGACTCCTCAGACGATGATTCCAGTTCAGACGAGGAGGAGACGGCTAAGAAGACCCCGGCTAAACCTGCACCTGCCAAGACTACCGCGGCTAAACCTGCACCTGCCAAGACTACCCCGGCTAAGAAAGATGACTCATCAAGCTCAG AAAGCAGCTCTGAAGACGAGGCTCCTGCAAAACCTGCCACTAAAGCTGCAGCTCCACCGAAAGCTGCTGCTGCGAAACCTGCAGCCAAGAAAGCAGAGAGCAGCTCTGACTCAGACGACTCATCTGAGGACGAACCAGAGAAAGCCAAACCAGTGGCTAAACCAGCTACCCCAGCTTCAAAACCTGCAACCCCTGTTACAAAGgctccagctgcagcagagagcagctcagactcttcctctgaggatgaggaagaggcaCCTAAAGCTAAACCTGCAGCAGCAAAACCAGCAACACCGGCCTCAAAGCCTGCAACCCCTGCAGCCaaggctgcagctgcagcagagagcagctcagactctgATTCTTCTGAAGATGAAGAGGCACCAGTCAAGACAAAACCTGCAGCAGCTAAACCAGCAACACCAGCTTCAAAACCTGCAACTCCTGCAGCCaagcctgcagcagcagagagcagctcagactctgATTCTTCTGAAGATGAAGAACCGGTCAAAGCTAAACCTGCAGCAGCTAAACCTGCTACACCGGCCTCAAAGCCTGCAACTCCTGCAGCAAagcctgctgctgcagcagagagcagctcagactcttcctctgaggatgaggaagaggcaCCTAAAGCAAAGCCAACAGCAGCTAAACCAGCCACACCGGCCTCAAAACCTGCAACTCCCACAGCcaagcctgctgctgctgcagagagcagctcagactctgATTCTTCTGAAGATGAAGAACCAGTCAAGGCTAAACCTGCAGCTGCAAAGCCAGCTTCAAAACCTGCAACTCCTGCAGCAaagcctgcagcagcagagagcagctcagactcttcctctgaggatgaggaagaggcaCCTAAAGCAAAACCTGCAGCCGCTAAACCAGCCACACCGGCCTCAAAGCCTGCAACTCCTGCAGCcaagcctgctgctgctgcagcagagagcagctcagactctgATTCTTCTGAAGATGAAGAGGCACCAGTCAAGGCTAAACCTGCAGCAGCTAAACCAGCCACACCGGCCTCAAAGCCTGCAACTCCTGCAGCCaagcctgcagcagcagagagcagtTCAGACAGCTCTGACTCTGAGAATGAGGCGGCCAAGAAAAAAACTCCAGCAGCAGTGGCAAAGAAAGCTGCCCCTGCTGTTGCAAAGGCTCCTGCAGATTCTAGTGATGACAGCTCTAGTGAGGAGGAGGAACCTAAGAAGGCAGCGCCGCCACCACCAAAGCCTGCAGCCACAAAGCCGGCTGCAGTTCccaaaaagaaagcaaaggaggagagcagctcagactcttCAGACAGCTCCGattcagagaccgagacaaagTCGACGCCTGCCAAGCCGGCTGTCGCCAACGGCAAGGCAGCAACACCCAAAGCAGCCACCCCAGCAGCTAAGACCCCCGCCGCCAAACCGGCTGAGTCGTCATCCAGTGAcagcagctcagaggaggaagaagaggccGGTGCTGCAAAACCTGCAaaacctgcagctgctgcaacaCCCAAGACCACCCCAGCAGCTAAAGCTAAAGAGAGCAGCAGCTCGTCGGACagttcagaggaggaggaagcccCTCCCAAAGCAGCCACGGCTCCCTGCACCCCCATACAGAATG GTACCAACGGAAAGAGAAAACGAGACGAGGAATCCTCTGAAGGTGacgaagacgaagaagaagaagaagtgaacacaccaaacaacaaaataacatcGACCACCCCACAGACGTTTCCTAAAGCCAACAAGAAG TCCAACATACCGTTCCGCAGAATAAGAGAGGAAGACGTAGAAGTGGACCCCCGACTAGCAGACAACTCTTTTGATGCGAAG TACGGAGCGACGGGGGATTGGGGCCAGAAAGCCAACGACGTGCTCAAGTTCACAAAAGGAAAATCATTCCGCCAcgagaagacgaagaagaagagaggaagctACCGCGGCGGCGCCATCTCCACCACCGTTAACTCTATAAAGTTTGACAGCGACTGA
- the LOC109977261 gene encoding gastrula zinc finger protein XlCGF57.1-like isoform X2, whose amino-acid sequence MSGMFSAEVFREYVNDRLTAAAEEIFGVFKRTIVDYEEEIDRQRRLLDVVSKPQIKLHRTELPQQHVCKEEEEEDLSDQQLCNQERKSSLDQEDPEPPQINEEQQELCTSQEREQLEVKQETGDFWSTLTSEESEHMEPEIKSEHHLLTHSSHVTDNEDPESSKNGDSVSTTNPERRLQMSTSHLAESSVNFFNPDANKKSFKCDTCGEVFQSKSDLQTHLRVHTGKKVHTCKSCGKIFSFRSILITHMRIHTGEKPFSCVTCKKDFRFSHALTAHMRTHTGERLHSCSTCGKTFRRRSNLKSHLQIHTGEKPFTCQICGKSIRLKGDYNIHMRTHSGENPYSCDTCGKGFFKRSDLNRHVRIHSGERPFTCKTCGKSFKIKGNLTEHMRTHSGERPHCCRICGRDFRSGRMLECHMITHTGETLHSCSTCGEGFSQTLDLIRHMQIHTGEQSFTANSVDVD is encoded by the exons ATGTCGGGTATGTTTTCAGCTGAGGTTTTCAGAGAGTATGTGAATGATCGATTAACCGCTGCTGCTGAAGAAATATTCGGAGTCTTTAAAAGAACGATCGTCGATTATGAAGAAGAGATCGACCGGCAGCGCAGACTGCTGGACGTCGTTTCCAAACCTCAGATCAAGTTACACAGAACAG agcttccacagcaacatgtctgcaaagaggaggaggaggaggatctctCTGACCAGCAGCTCTGTAACCAGGAGAGGAAGTCCagtctggaccaggaggacccAGAGCCTCCACAGATTAATGAAGAACAGCAGGAACTCTGCACAAgtcaggagagagagcagctggaAGTGAAGCAGGAGACTGGAGACTTTTGGTCGACGCTTACGAGTGAGGAAAGTGAACACATGGAACCAGAAATTAAAAGTGAACACCATCTCCTCACTCACAGCTCGCATGTTACTGATAACGAAGATCCTGAAAGCAGCAAGAATGGAGACTCGGTATCGACTACAAATCCAGAAAGGAGACTTCAAATGAGCACGAGTCACCTCGCTGAATCATCAGTGAACTTCTTTAATCCTGACGCGAATAAAAAGTCTTTCAAATGTGACACATGTGGTGAAGTCTTTCAGAGTAAGTCAGACTTACAGACACACCTGCGCGTCCACACAGGTAAGAAGGTGCACACGTGCAAGAGCTGCGGGAAAATATTCAGTTTCAGGTCGATACTGATAACTCACATGAGAATCCACACGGGCGAGAAGCCGTTTTCTTGCGTCACGTGTAAgaaagatttcagatttagcCACGCGCTGACGGCCCACATGAGAACccacacaggtgagaggctgcaCTCCTGCAGCACCTGTGGGAAGACATTCCGTCGGAGGTCAAACTTGAAAAGTCACCTTCAGATCCACACGGGTGAAAAGCCGTTCACCTGCCAAATATGTGGCAAATCCATCCGATTGAAAGGGGACTATAACATCCACATGAGGACACACTCAGGGGAGAATCCGTACTCCTGTGACACCTGTGGGAAAGGATTCTTTAAGAGGTCAGATCTGAACAGGCACGTTCGGATTCACTCGGGTGAGAGGCCGTTTACCTGCAAGACGTGTGGcaaatctttcaaaataaaaggcaaCCTCACAGAACACATGAGAACACACTCGGGCGAGAGGCCTCATTGTTGCAGAATATGTGGGAGAGATTTCCGATCGGGCCGTATGCTGGAGTGTCACATGATCACCCACACAGGTGAGACGCTGCACTCCTGCAGCACCTGTGGAGAAGGATTCTCTCAGACATTGGACTTGATCAGACACATGCAAATTCATACAGGTGAACAGTCATTCACAGCCAACAGTGTTGATGTTGATTAA
- the LOC109977261 gene encoding gastrula zinc finger protein XlCGF57.1-like isoform X1 — protein sequence MSGMFSAEVFREYVNDRLTAAAEEIFGVFKRTIVDYEEEIDRQRRLLDVVSKPQIKLHRTGEETELPQQHVCKEEEEEDLSDQQLCNQERKSSLDQEDPEPPQINEEQQELCTSQEREQLEVKQETGDFWSTLTSEESEHMEPEIKSEHHLLTHSSHVTDNEDPESSKNGDSVSTTNPERRLQMSTSHLAESSVNFFNPDANKKSFKCDTCGEVFQSKSDLQTHLRVHTGKKVHTCKSCGKIFSFRSILITHMRIHTGEKPFSCVTCKKDFRFSHALTAHMRTHTGERLHSCSTCGKTFRRRSNLKSHLQIHTGEKPFTCQICGKSIRLKGDYNIHMRTHSGENPYSCDTCGKGFFKRSDLNRHVRIHSGERPFTCKTCGKSFKIKGNLTEHMRTHSGERPHCCRICGRDFRSGRMLECHMITHTGETLHSCSTCGEGFSQTLDLIRHMQIHTGEQSFTANSVDVD from the exons ATGTCGGGTATGTTTTCAGCTGAGGTTTTCAGAGAGTATGTGAATGATCGATTAACCGCTGCTGCTGAAGAAATATTCGGAGTCTTTAAAAGAACGATCGTCGATTATGAAGAAGAGATCGACCGGCAGCGCAGACTGCTGGACGTCGTTTCCAAACCTCAGATCAAGTTACACAGAACAGGTGAGGAAACAG agcttccacagcaacatgtctgcaaagaggaggaggaggaggatctctCTGACCAGCAGCTCTGTAACCAGGAGAGGAAGTCCagtctggaccaggaggacccAGAGCCTCCACAGATTAATGAAGAACAGCAGGAACTCTGCACAAgtcaggagagagagcagctggaAGTGAAGCAGGAGACTGGAGACTTTTGGTCGACGCTTACGAGTGAGGAAAGTGAACACATGGAACCAGAAATTAAAAGTGAACACCATCTCCTCACTCACAGCTCGCATGTTACTGATAACGAAGATCCTGAAAGCAGCAAGAATGGAGACTCGGTATCGACTACAAATCCAGAAAGGAGACTTCAAATGAGCACGAGTCACCTCGCTGAATCATCAGTGAACTTCTTTAATCCTGACGCGAATAAAAAGTCTTTCAAATGTGACACATGTGGTGAAGTCTTTCAGAGTAAGTCAGACTTACAGACACACCTGCGCGTCCACACAGGTAAGAAGGTGCACACGTGCAAGAGCTGCGGGAAAATATTCAGTTTCAGGTCGATACTGATAACTCACATGAGAATCCACACGGGCGAGAAGCCGTTTTCTTGCGTCACGTGTAAgaaagatttcagatttagcCACGCGCTGACGGCCCACATGAGAACccacacaggtgagaggctgcaCTCCTGCAGCACCTGTGGGAAGACATTCCGTCGGAGGTCAAACTTGAAAAGTCACCTTCAGATCCACACGGGTGAAAAGCCGTTCACCTGCCAAATATGTGGCAAATCCATCCGATTGAAAGGGGACTATAACATCCACATGAGGACACACTCAGGGGAGAATCCGTACTCCTGTGACACCTGTGGGAAAGGATTCTTTAAGAGGTCAGATCTGAACAGGCACGTTCGGATTCACTCGGGTGAGAGGCCGTTTACCTGCAAGACGTGTGGcaaatctttcaaaataaaaggcaaCCTCACAGAACACATGAGAACACACTCGGGCGAGAGGCCTCATTGTTGCAGAATATGTGGGAGAGATTTCCGATCGGGCCGTATGCTGGAGTGTCACATGATCACCCACACAGGTGAGACGCTGCACTCCTGCAGCACCTGTGGAGAAGGATTCTCTCAGACATTGGACTTGATCAGACACATGCAAATTCATACAGGTGAACAGTCATTCACAGCCAACAGTGTTGATGTTGATTAA
- the mrps6 gene encoding 28S ribosomal protein S6, mitochondrial, with product MPRYELALILKAMQRPEAAAALRRTVGTMMERGAVVRDLQNLGDKLLPYKITKHNQKHERGTYFLVDFYSAPGILSSLLDHLHRDVDVLRPTVLKKDDPVSGSTSCCGTKQ from the coding sequence ATGCCTCGCTACGAGCTCGCCCTGATCCTGAAGGCCATGCAGCGGCCGGAGGCGGCGGCGGCTCTCCGGCGGACTGTGGGGACCATGATGGAGCGGGGAGCGGTGGTCCGGGACCTGCAGAACCTGGGGGACAAGCTGCTGCCCTACAAGATCACCAAACACAACCAGAAACACGAGAGGGGGACTTACTTCCTGGTGGATTTCTACTCGGCCCCCGGCATCCTCAGCAGTCTGCTGGATCACCTGCACCGGGACGTGGACGTGTTGAGACCCACGGTGCTGAAGAAGGACGACCCGGTCTCTGGAAGCACCAGCTGCTGTGGAACCAAGCAGTGA